In Quercus lobata isolate SW786 chromosome 12, ValleyOak3.0 Primary Assembly, whole genome shotgun sequence, a genomic segment contains:
- the LOC115971373 gene encoding RING-H2 finger protein ATL29-like: protein MATDPSPLNPTPVPPISAVLTAIIIVFLFLAFFFIYFCRCFIQDPLQIQGTPSGNVIGAAAKTGLDPSLMQSFPTFLYSSVKHFHKEEYALECAICLLEFEDDSLLRLLPVCYHVFHQECIDVWLESHKTCPVCRRDLDLPPDSLDKYSKELIYKLNHMHDSHHENNNQSLEDVVRIDIKEDEHGGESQDEHALKRKQMDEDKKVEIIARSHTTGHSLVKTREKEDCVDRYTLRLPKHVKERLIKGHKLAQSCKTFG from the coding sequence ATGGCAACAGATCCCTCCCCATTAAATCCAACCCCAGTACCGCCTATATCCGCAGTTCTAACAGCAATCataattgttttccttttcctagctttcttctttatatacTTCTGCAGGTGTTTCATTCAAGACCCATTGCAAATCCAAGGAACACCCTCTGGCAATGTCATTGGCGCAGCTGCTAAAACTGGCCTTGATCCTTCTTTAATGCAGTCATTTCCAACATTTTTATATTCAAGTGTCAAACATTTCCACAAAGAGGAATACGCTCTAGAATGTGCAATTTGCTTGTTGGAGTTTGAGGATGATAGTTTGCTTCGCCTTTTGCCGGTTTGTTACCATGTTTTTCATCAAGAATGCATCGACGTTTGGCTTGAATCTCACAAAACGTGCCCGGTTTGTCGCAGGGACCTTGATTTGCCACCGGACTCGTTGGATAAATATTCTAAGGAGCTCATTTATAAACTCAATCACATGCATGATAGTcatcatgaaaataataatcAGTCATTAGAAGATGTTGTACGCATTGATATCAAAGAAGATGAACATGGAGGAGAAAGCCAAGATGAACATGCTTTAAAGAGGAAACAAATGGATGAAGATAAAAAAGTGGAAATAATTGCAAGGTCACACACAACAGGGCATTCTCTAGTTAAAACAAGAGAAAAGGAGGATTGCGTGGATAGGTATACACTGAGATTGCCAAAGCATGTAAAGGAAAGACTTATAAAAGGACACAAACTCGCACAAAGTTGTAAAACATTTGGATAA